The Hyphomonadaceae bacterium ML37 genome includes a region encoding these proteins:
- a CDS encoding PAS domain S-box protein codes for MRRLTTLVQSASHMLVVMAPDLTIMWVNRAWETRTGYSLDVVRGHNPGQFLRCADTDPETGPMLRREMEAGRRVRVDMLCESRDGERYWLNIDVQPTYGPDGAVDGFVAVHTDITERKIQEQAAIAARNRLQATLNAMPDIVVEVDHEGRFMAIHANDSDLLMLPAEALVGQMLEDVLRPEVAAMGRALMAEVDATGLVRGYRDGFETSTGIRWFELSAAPLPPEAPGSGRGYVVVARDISGLHDAEVALRKANDRYDLAVTGSLMAIWDNDIVRKEVYFSPRLNEILGGPPGDWVGPTADFMDQLHTEDRARIEAATGHHLSTDEPYNQDMRIRDARGGYVHVRVRGKAMRDETGRAVRMAGSLLDITGEREAEAQARRLGVRAQIALKAGKLGVWEQDGATGLVSMDATLAELMDRPGLADSPMTPKDAWAFTHPDDLERTTQLLRGLIEGEVDEVQSEHRILKRDGTPVWILAQVGVVARDSSGKPLRIVGITQDLTDRKAAELRLKELLDAAEAASAAKSQFLANMSHEIRTPLNGVLGMAQLMELTALDSRQRSYVETIRASGRALQAVIEDILDISRIEAGKLTLSPEPALTGDIVVQALAPVAGDVARKGLKIITEIDPALEAPVKVDPQRLAQVLTNLISNAVKFTQHGQVAVRARALPGGWIRLEVRDTGPGLDRALQVRVFERFSQADMSPSRAHGGAGLGLAIARELTELAGGRIGVESEPGHGALFWVEQPAPPCSPVEPARAEPPAPPPPGPARRVLVVEDNPVNRAVATGMLHEAGFVVCEAECAADALDCLREGGVDAMLLDLHMPGMGGDEALRRIRAGEAGAADLPVFIVTADVTKDARERLDGLGADRFFAKPVDGPALVNALRARLTGTAA; via the coding sequence ATGCGCAGGCTGACCACTTTGGTCCAGAGCGCCAGTCACATGCTGGTGGTGATGGCGCCGGACCTGACCATTATGTGGGTCAACCGGGCGTGGGAAACGCGCACAGGCTATTCGCTTGATGTGGTGCGCGGGCACAACCCCGGACAGTTTCTGCGCTGCGCCGACACCGATCCCGAAACCGGCCCGATGCTGCGCCGTGAGATGGAGGCGGGCCGGCGGGTGCGCGTCGATATGCTGTGCGAGAGCCGGGACGGCGAACGGTACTGGCTGAACATCGATGTCCAGCCGACCTACGGCCCGGACGGCGCGGTGGACGGGTTTGTCGCGGTCCATACCGACATCACCGAACGCAAAATCCAGGAACAGGCCGCCATCGCGGCGCGCAACCGGCTGCAGGCGACGCTGAACGCCATGCCGGACATCGTTGTCGAAGTCGACCATGAGGGCCGGTTCATGGCGATACACGCCAACGATTCCGATCTGCTGATGCTGCCGGCGGAGGCTCTGGTCGGCCAGATGCTGGAAGACGTGCTGCGCCCGGAAGTCGCCGCCATGGGGCGCGCGCTGATGGCCGAGGTGGACGCAACCGGCCTCGTGCGCGGCTATCGCGACGGCTTCGAGACGTCCACCGGCATACGCTGGTTCGAACTGTCCGCCGCGCCCCTTCCGCCTGAAGCGCCGGGTAGCGGGCGAGGCTATGTCGTCGTGGCGCGCGACATCTCCGGCCTGCATGACGCCGAGGTGGCGCTGCGCAAGGCCAACGACCGGTATGACCTGGCCGTCACCGGCTCTCTTATGGCGATCTGGGACAATGATATCGTGCGCAAAGAGGTCTATTTCTCGCCGCGCCTGAACGAGATTCTCGGCGGCCCGCCGGGCGACTGGGTCGGACCGACAGCTGACTTCATGGACCAGCTGCATACCGAAGACCGCGCGCGTATCGAAGCGGCCACGGGCCATCATCTGAGCACCGACGAACCCTATAATCAGGACATGCGCATACGCGATGCCCGCGGCGGCTATGTCCATGTGCGCGTGCGCGGCAAGGCGATGCGAGACGAGACAGGGCGGGCGGTGCGCATGGCCGGCTCATTGCTGGACATTACCGGAGAGCGCGAGGCTGAAGCCCAGGCCCGGCGCCTGGGCGTGCGCGCCCAGATCGCCCTGAAGGCCGGCAAGCTCGGGGTCTGGGAACAGGACGGCGCCACCGGCCTGGTCAGCATGGACGCAACGCTCGCCGAGCTTATGGACCGGCCGGGCCTCGCCGACTCGCCCATGACGCCCAAGGACGCCTGGGCGTTCACCCATCCTGATGATCTTGAGAGGACGACCCAATTGCTGCGCGGCCTGATTGAGGGCGAGGTGGACGAGGTGCAGTCGGAACACCGCATTCTCAAGCGGGACGGCACGCCGGTCTGGATCCTCGCCCAGGTTGGCGTGGTCGCGCGCGACTCCTCGGGCAAGCCCTTGCGCATTGTGGGCATCACCCAGGACCTGACCGACCGCAAGGCGGCCGAGCTGCGCCTGAAAGAATTGCTCGACGCCGCCGAAGCCGCCAGCGCCGCCAAATCGCAATTCCTGGCCAATATGAGCCATGAGATCCGCACCCCTCTCAATGGCGTTCTGGGCATGGCCCAGCTGATGGAGCTGACCGCCCTCGATTCGCGCCAGCGCAGCTATGTGGAGACCATTCGGGCGTCCGGCCGCGCGCTGCAGGCGGTGATCGAAGATATTCTGGACATTTCGCGCATCGAGGCGGGCAAGCTGACCCTGTCGCCCGAGCCGGCCCTGACCGGCGATATTGTGGTGCAGGCGCTGGCTCCGGTGGCCGGCGATGTGGCGCGCAAGGGGCTGAAAATCATCACGGAGATTGATCCTGCCCTGGAGGCGCCGGTGAAGGTCGATCCCCAGCGGCTGGCCCAGGTGCTGACCAATCTGATCTCCAACGCCGTCAAATTCACACAGCACGGTCAGGTCGCCGTGCGCGCCCGCGCCCTGCCCGGCGGCTGGATCCGGCTTGAGGTGCGCGACACCGGGCCGGGCCTTGACCGCGCCCTTCAGGTGCGCGTGTTCGAGCGCTTCAGCCAGGCCGATATGAGCCCCAGCCGGGCCCATGGCGGCGCCGGGCTGGGCCTGGCCATCGCCCGCGAACTGACCGAGCTGGCCGGCGGGCGCATCGGCGTGGAATCCGAGCCCGGACACGGCGCCCTGTTCTGGGTGGAGCAGCCTGCGCCGCCCTGCAGCCCGGTCGAGCCCGCGCGCGCCGAACCCCCCGCCCCGCCGCCGCCGGGACCGGCGCGGCGCGTGCTGGTGGTGGAGGACAATCCGGTCAATCGGGCCGTGGCGACCGGCATGCTGCATGAAGCCGGCTTCGTGGTCTGTGAAGCCGAGTGCGCCGCGGACGCCCTCGACTGTCTGCGCGAAGGCGGCGTGGACGCCATGCTTCTGGACCTGCATATGCCCGGCATGGGGGGCGACGAGGCGCTGCGCCGCATCCGCGCTGGCGAAGCCGGAGCCGCGGATTTGCCAGTCTTCATCGTCACCGCCGACGTCACCAAGGATGCGCGCGAACGCCTGGACGGGCTGGGCGCCGACCGCTTCTTCGCCAAGCCGGTGGACGGACCGGCCCTGGTCAACGCCCTGCGCGCGCGCCTGACGGGGACTGCGGCGTAG
- a CDS encoding ATP-binding protein gives MVETAIGSEAGKTAPPGPAWLNRVLDITEQSSSLTANTALVIIIVTASLILSLTLGFLLRDLFEPAGSMGLLAAIAMIGTVVPLVVATPAVLFGDALILKIKGMQSELHTALIDADRANQAKSEFLANMSHEIRTPLNGMIGMAQLLEMTALDPRQRSYVDTIRASGRALQAVIEDVLDIARIEAGKLTLFPQPVRLADVVHEALQAEAAGAATKGLAVTIEIDAALEGPVLIDPQRFGQVLINLVSNAVKFTEQGGVNVRARALPQGWLRLEVEDTGPGLDLAFQGRVFERFSQADMSASRDHGGAGLGLAIARELTELAGGRIGVVSEPGHGALFWVEQPAPPAACAQDTPEAAPTPAPPGPARSVLVVEDHSVNRDVAVGMLSQAGFHVTQTGCAADALDHLRSGTVDAVLMDLHMPGMSGDEALRRIRAGEAGPADLPVFILTADVTKDTRERLDGLGADRFFAKPVDGQALVNALHARLNGAAA, from the coding sequence ATGGTCGAGACTGCAATCGGGTCTGAGGCGGGCAAAACCGCGCCGCCGGGCCCAGCCTGGCTGAACCGTGTTCTGGACATAACAGAGCAGTCCAGCTCCCTGACAGCCAACACGGCCCTGGTAATCATCATCGTGACAGCCAGCCTGATTCTGTCCCTGACGCTGGGATTTTTATTGCGTGATCTGTTCGAACCGGCCGGGTCCATGGGGCTGCTCGCCGCGATCGCCATGATCGGAACCGTCGTGCCGCTGGTCGTCGCCACGCCGGCGGTGCTGTTTGGCGACGCGCTGATTCTCAAGATCAAGGGCATGCAATCTGAATTGCACACGGCGCTGATTGACGCAGACCGGGCCAACCAGGCCAAGTCCGAATTCCTCGCCAATATGAGCCATGAGATCCGCACGCCGCTCAACGGGATGATTGGCATGGCTCAATTGCTGGAAATGACCGCTCTGGACCCGCGCCAGCGCAGCTATGTGGACACGATCCGGGCCTCGGGCCGCGCGCTTCAGGCGGTGATCGAGGATGTTCTGGACATTGCGCGCATCGAAGCGGGCAAGCTGACCTTGTTCCCGCAGCCGGTGCGTCTGGCTGATGTGGTGCACGAGGCATTGCAGGCGGAGGCGGCGGGCGCCGCGACCAAGGGTCTGGCTGTCACAATCGAGATTGATGCGGCGCTGGAGGGCCCGGTTCTGATCGACCCTCAGCGCTTCGGGCAGGTTTTGATCAATCTCGTCTCGAACGCTGTGAAATTCACCGAGCAGGGCGGTGTGAACGTGCGGGCGCGCGCCCTGCCGCAGGGGTGGCTGCGCCTTGAAGTGGAAGACACAGGGCCGGGACTGGATCTGGCGTTCCAGGGCCGCGTGTTCGAGCGCTTCAGCCAAGCTGATATGAGCGCGAGCCGGGATCATGGCGGGGCCGGGCTGGGTCTGGCCATTGCACGCGAACTGACCGAGCTGGCCGGCGGGCGCATCGGCGTGGTCTCCGAGCCTGGCCACGGCGCCCTGTTCTGGGTCGAGCAGCCTGCGCCTCCGGCGGCCTGCGCGCAGGACACGCCCGAAGCCGCGCCCACCCCTGCACCGCCGGGCCCAGCACGCAGCGTGCTTGTGGTGGAGGATCACTCGGTCAACCGCGATGTGGCTGTGGGCATGCTCAGCCAGGCCGGCTTCCACGTCACCCAGACAGGCTGCGCCGCGGACGCGCTAGACCATTTGCGGTCGGGAACGGTCGACGCTGTCCTGATGGACCTGCACATGCCGGGGATGAGCGGGGATGAAGCGCTGCGCCGCATCCGGGCCGGCGAGGCCGGGCCGGCCGATTTGCCGGTCTTCATCCTCACCGCCGACGTCACCAAGGATACGCGCGAGCGCCTGGACGGGCTGGGCGCTGACCGCTTCTTCGCCAAGCCTGTGGACGGGCAAGCCCTGGTCAACGCCCTACACGCCCGGCTGAACGGGGCGGCGGCATAG
- the groL gene encoding chaperonin GroEL (60 kDa chaperone family; promotes refolding of misfolded polypeptides especially under stressful conditions; forms two stacked rings of heptamers to form a barrel-shaped 14mer; ends can be capped by GroES; misfolded proteins enter the barrel where they are refolded when GroES binds) translates to MSAKDVKFGASARERMLRGVDILADAVKVTLGPKGRNVVIEKSFGAPRTTKDGVTVAKEIELEDKFENMGAQMVREVASRTNDEAGDGTTTATVLAQAIIREGMKSVAAGMNPMDLKRGIDKAVLKVIETIKGMSTPIKGSSEIAQVGTISANGESSIGDMIARAMEKVGNEGVITVEEAKSLETELEVVEGMQFDRGYLSPYFITDADKMRAELEDPYILLFEKKLSSLQAMLPVLEAVVQSNRPLLIISEDVEGEALATLVVNKLRGGLKIAAVKAPGFGDRRKAMLEDIAVLTGGQVISEDLGIKLENVTLDMLGTAKKVSITKDDTTIVDGAGEKVAIEGRVNQIRRQIEDTSSDYDKEKLQERLAKLAGGVAVIKVGGASEIEVKERKDRVDDALNATRAAVEEGIVPGGGVALLKASKVLVGMTGDNEDQNQGIQIIARALQAPIRQIAENAGVEGSIVVGKVMESKDANFGYNAQTEKYEDLVASGVIDPAKVVRTALQDAASVAALMITTEAAVAEKPKKDSGQSMGGGGGMGGMGGMDF, encoded by the coding sequence ATGTCCGCGAAAGACGTGAAATTCGGCGCATCCGCCCGCGAGCGCATGCTGCGTGGCGTTGATATCCTGGCCGACGCCGTGAAAGTCACCCTCGGCCCCAAAGGCCGTAACGTGGTGATCGAGAAATCCTTCGGCGCGCCGCGCACCACCAAGGACGGCGTCACCGTCGCCAAGGAAATCGAACTGGAAGACAAGTTCGAGAACATGGGCGCCCAGATGGTCCGCGAAGTCGCTTCGCGCACCAATGACGAAGCCGGCGACGGCACCACCACCGCCACCGTGCTGGCCCAGGCCATCATCCGCGAAGGCATGAAGTCGGTGGCCGCCGGCATGAACCCGATGGACCTCAAGCGCGGCATCGACAAGGCCGTCCTGAAAGTCATCGAGACCATCAAGGGCATGTCCACCCCGATCAAGGGCTCGTCGGAAATCGCCCAGGTCGGCACGATCTCGGCCAACGGCGAATCCTCCATCGGCGACATGATCGCCCGTGCGATGGAAAAAGTCGGCAATGAAGGCGTGATCACGGTCGAGGAAGCCAAATCCCTCGAAACCGAGCTGGAAGTCGTCGAAGGCATGCAGTTCGACCGCGGCTACCTGTCGCCCTACTTCATCACCGACGCCGATAAGATGCGCGCCGAGCTGGAAGACCCCTACATCCTCCTGTTCGAAAAGAAGCTGTCCTCGCTGCAGGCCATGCTGCCCGTGCTCGAGGCGGTGGTTCAGTCCAACCGTCCGCTCCTGATCATCTCCGAAGACGTCGAAGGCGAAGCGCTGGCCACCCTGGTGGTCAACAAGCTGCGCGGCGGCCTGAAAATCGCCGCCGTCAAGGCGCCGGGCTTCGGTGATCGCCGCAAGGCCATGCTGGAGGACATCGCTGTCCTGACCGGCGGCCAGGTCATCTCCGAAGATCTGGGCATCAAGCTGGAGAACGTCACCCTGGACATGCTGGGCACCGCCAAGAAAGTGTCCATCACCAAGGATGACACCACGATCGTGGACGGCGCTGGCGAGAAAGTCGCGATCGAGGGCCGGGTCAACCAGATCCGCCGGCAGATCGAGGACACGTCCTCCGACTACGACAAGGAGAAGCTGCAAGAGCGTCTGGCGAAACTCGCCGGCGGTGTCGCCGTGATCAAGGTCGGCGGCGCGTCGGAAATCGAAGTGAAAGAGCGCAAGGACCGTGTTGACGATGCCCTGAACGCCACCCGCGCTGCGGTGGAAGAAGGCATCGTGCCGGGCGGTGGCGTGGCTCTGCTCAAAGCCTCCAAAGTCCTGGTCGGCATGACCGGCGACAATGAGGACCAGAACCAGGGCATCCAGATCATCGCCCGCGCCCTGCAGGCACCGATCCGCCAGATCGCCGAGAACGCCGGCGTTGAAGGCTCGATCGTGGTCGGCAAGGTGATGGAGTCCAAGGACGCCAACTTCGGCTACAACGCCCAGACCGAGAAGTACGAAGACCTGGTCGCCTCGGGCGTCATTGACCCGGCCAAAGTGGTGCGCACCGCGCTGCAGGACGCCGCGTCCGTGGCCGCGCTGATGATCACCACCGAAGCGGCCGTGGCCGAAAAGCCGAAGAAAGACTCCGGCCAGTCCATGGGCGGCGGCGGCGGCATGGGCGGCATGGGCGGCATGGACTTCTAA
- the groES gene encoding co-chaperone GroES — MKFRPLHDRVLVKRVEEEAKTKGGIIIPDTAKEKPQEGEVVAVGGGAIKEDGSVRQLDVKAGDRILFGKWSGTEVTVDGQELLIMKESDILGILA; from the coding sequence ATGAAATTTCGTCCGCTGCACGATCGCGTGCTGGTGAAGCGCGTTGAAGAAGAAGCCAAGACCAAAGGCGGGATCATCATTCCCGACACGGCCAAGGAAAAGCCCCAGGAAGGCGAAGTCGTCGCCGTGGGCGGCGGAGCGATCAAGGAAGACGGTTCGGTCCGTCAACTGGACGTGAAAGCGGGCGACCGCATCCTGTTCGGCAAATGGTCGGGCACCGAGGTGACGGTTGATGGTCAGGAACTCCTGATCATGAAGGAATCCGACATCCTGGGCATTCTGGCCTGA
- a CDS encoding OmpA family protein, translating to MIIRSLAAATLAVSLAACTTTDQYGNTNPNRTGQGVLAGAAAGALLGMLAGGDDRRNALIGAGVGALAGGAVGNYMDRQERDMRERLRDSGVTVRRVGDDLVLVMPGNITFATGSATVSPRFSGVLHDVGDVLQTYPATYVDVVGHTDNVGSAQFNQQLSERRASSVAAELIGRGVIRERLFVAGMGLTQPIADNSTDEGRAANRRVEIRIAPHRTS from the coding sequence ATGATTATCCGTTCTCTTGCCGCCGCAACCCTGGCCGTGAGCCTGGCTGCATGCACCACCACCGACCAATACGGCAACACCAACCCGAACCGCACCGGACAAGGCGTCCTGGCGGGCGCGGCGGCGGGCGCTCTGCTCGGCATGCTGGCGGGCGGCGATGACCGCCGCAATGCGCTGATCGGCGCGGGCGTGGGCGCGCTGGCCGGCGGCGCGGTCGGCAATTACATGGACCGCCAGGAGCGCGACATGCGCGAGCGCCTGCGCGATTCGGGCGTGACCGTGCGCCGTGTGGGTGATGATCTGGTCCTGGTGATGCCGGGCAATATCACCTTCGCCACCGGCTCGGCGACCGTGAGCCCGCGCTTCAGCGGCGTTCTCCATGATGTCGGCGACGTGCTGCAGACCTATCCGGCGACCTATGTGGACGTGGTCGGCCACACCGACAATGTCGGCTCGGCCCAGTTCAACCAGCAGCTCTCCGAGCGCCGCGCCAGCTCGGTGGCCGCCGAGCTGATCGGCCGCGGCGTGATCCGCGAGCGCCTGTTCGTGGCCGGCATGGGCCTGACCCAGCCGATCGCAGACAACTCCACCGATGAGGGCCGCGCCGCGAACCGCCGCGTGGAAATCCGCATCGCGCCGCACCGCACCTCGTAA
- a CDS encoding type II toxin-antitoxin system RelE/ParE family toxin has translation MQIRLSSRARSDFRQIYLAGAEAFGLRQADVYAEKLEAAMARLAHFPELGREWSGAEPSLRCLSHPPHLIVYRIGESAIDILRILHARQAPPELGQA, from the coding sequence ATGCAGATTAGGCTCAGCAGCCGGGCCAGAAGCGATTTTCGCCAGATCTATCTGGCGGGCGCTGAAGCGTTTGGACTGCGCCAGGCGGATGTCTACGCCGAAAAACTTGAAGCGGCCATGGCACGGTTGGCGCATTTCCCCGAGCTTGGGCGAGAGTGGTCCGGCGCAGAGCCGTCTCTGCGATGCCTGTCCCATCCCCCGCACCTGATCGTGTACCGCATCGGTGAGTCGGCGATCGATATCCTGCGCATCCTCCACGCCCGCCAGGCGCCGCCCGAGCTGGGCCAGGCCTGA
- a CDS encoding type II toxin-antitoxin system ParD family antitoxin, with protein MNVSLPDLLKAAVDEQVALGRYASASDYVRDLIRRDAESRAKWAEFNRLIQEGLDSPIVDQSLSEITSEVREEARQRGYAD; from the coding sequence ATGAATGTCTCTCTCCCCGACCTCCTCAAGGCGGCGGTGGATGAGCAGGTCGCCTTGGGGCGCTATGCCAGCGCCAGCGATTATGTCCGCGACCTGATCCGGCGCGACGCGGAGTCGCGTGCCAAGTGGGCCGAGTTCAATCGCCTGATCCAGGAGGGTCTGGATAGTCCTATCGTGGATCAGAGCCTGTCCGAGATCACCAGCGAGGTGCGTGAAGAGGCGCGCCAGCGTGGCTATGCAGATTAG
- a CDS encoding VOC family protein, giving the protein MAVIGVGGVFVKSADPAATRAWYQDVLGMSLNEYGEFDFRHRRSADTFEDGARTIFARFDAASPYFDPSPHPIMINLMVDDLDAILARLADRGVPLVAEPETYPYGRFAWIMDPDGVKLELWESVRA; this is encoded by the coding sequence ATGGCGGTGATCGGTGTGGGCGGGGTGTTTGTCAAAAGCGCCGATCCGGCGGCGACGCGCGCCTGGTATCAGGACGTGCTGGGCATGAGCCTCAATGAGTATGGCGAGTTCGACTTCCGCCACCGGCGCAGCGCCGACACATTCGAGGACGGCGCCCGCACGATCTTCGCCCGCTTTGACGCGGCCAGCCCCTATTTCGACCCCTCGCCCCACCCCATCATGATCAATCTGATGGTGGATGATCTCGACGCCATCCTGGCGCGCCTCGCCGACCGCGGCGTGCCGCTGGTCGCCGAGCCGGAAACCTACCCCTATGGCCGCTTCGCCTGGATCATGGACCCGGACGGGGTCAAGCTGGAGCTGTGGGAATCGGTCAGGGCGTGA
- a CDS encoding UbiD family decarboxylase, whose amino-acid sequence MAYKSLREFMALLEAEGDLKRVSKPVSTHLEMTEIQTRLLAKGGPAVLFENPVHEDGRPSEMPALVNLFGTVGRVARAVTMGGEPRKTAADLREVGELLAFLRQPEPPRGFRDAMELLPLAKTVMAMRPSTVKKAPCQEIVLTGKDIDLDRLPIQGCWPGEPAPLITWPLVVTKGPSDDKQDDFNLGIYRMQKLSKDRTLMRWLKHRGGAQHYQRWKGARPDPLPAAAVLGADPGTILAAVTPVPDTLSEYQFAGLLRGRKAELVACKTVPLKVPAEAEIVIEGHVLLDEDGPEGPYGDHTGYYNSVERFPVFQISAITMRRDPIYLTTFTGRPPDEPSVLGEALNEVFIPLIRQQFPEIIDFWLPPEGCSYRIAVISMKKAYPGHAKRVMLGAWSYLRQFMYTKWVIVVDDDINARDWKDVMWAMSTRMDPARDCTIIEHTPIDYLDFASPVSGLGSKIGLDATNKWDGETNREWGEKLFMEQEIIDKVDAMWGELGL is encoded by the coding sequence ATGGCCTACAAATCCTTACGCGAGTTCATGGCGCTGCTCGAAGCCGAGGGCGATCTCAAGCGCGTTTCAAAGCCTGTCTCCACCCATCTGGAAATGACCGAGATCCAGACCCGCCTGCTGGCCAAGGGCGGTCCGGCGGTATTGTTCGAAAATCCTGTCCATGAAGATGGCCGCCCCAGCGAAATGCCGGCGCTGGTCAATCTGTTCGGCACGGTGGGCCGGGTGGCGCGCGCCGTGACCATGGGCGGCGAGCCGCGCAAGACGGCCGCCGATCTGCGCGAGGTGGGCGAGCTTCTCGCCTTCCTGCGCCAGCCCGAACCGCCGCGCGGCTTCCGCGACGCCATGGAGCTGCTCCCGCTGGCCAAGACCGTGATGGCCATGCGGCCCAGCACCGTGAAAAAAGCGCCGTGTCAGGAGATTGTCCTGACCGGCAAGGATATCGATCTGGACCGCCTGCCCATTCAGGGCTGTTGGCCGGGCGAGCCGGCGCCGCTCATCACCTGGCCGCTTGTGGTCACGAAAGGCCCGTCAGACGACAAGCAGGACGATTTCAATCTCGGCATTTACCGCATGCAGAAGCTCTCCAAGGACCGCACGCTGATGCGCTGGCTCAAGCATCGCGGCGGGGCGCAGCACTATCAGCGCTGGAAGGGCGCGCGGCCCGATCCCTTGCCGGCAGCCGCCGTGCTGGGCGCCGATCCCGGCACGATCCTGGCCGCCGTGACGCCCGTGCCGGACACCTTGAGCGAATACCAGTTCGCCGGCCTCCTGCGCGGCCGCAAGGCCGAGCTGGTGGCGTGCAAGACCGTGCCGCTGAAAGTGCCCGCTGAAGCCGAGATCGTCATCGAGGGCCATGTCCTGCTCGACGAGGACGGGCCGGAGGGACCCTATGGCGACCATACCGGCTATTACAACTCGGTGGAGCGCTTCCCGGTCTTCCAGATCAGCGCCATCACCATGCGCCGCGATCCCATCTATCTGACCACCTTCACCGGCCGCCCGCCCGATGAGCCGAGCGTACTGGGCGAGGCGCTCAACGAGGTGTTCATCCCCCTCATCCGTCAGCAATTTCCAGAGATCATCGATTTCTGGCTGCCGCCCGAAGGCTGCAGCTACCGCATCGCCGTGATCTCCATGAAGAAGGCCTATCCCGGCCACGCCAAGCGCGTGATGCTGGGCGCGTGGTCCTATTTGCGCCAGTTCATGTACACCAAATGGGTGATCGTCGTGGACGACGACATCAATGCGCGCGACTGGAAGGACGTGATGTGGGCCATGTCCACCCGCATGGACCCGGCGCGCGACTGCACCATCATCGAACACACCCCCATCGACTATCTCGACTTCGCCTCCCCTGTCTCCGGCCTCGGCTCCAAGATCGGCCTCGACGCCACCAATAAATGGGACGGCGAAACCAACCGCGAATGGGGCGAGAAGCTGTTCATGGAACAGGAGATTATCGATAAGGTCGACGCGATGTGGGGGGAGTTGGGGCTTTAG
- a CDS encoding FkbM family methyltransferase: MHVSAHIRALQSRFPALLEAKANAQRLMRRALRQPFEADFALLSRWAPEAGEVFIDVGANRGQSIDAIRLCHPDALIHAFEPNAHLAANLSRLFARDGALAVYACGLGERDETHTLHIPVYRGFVYDGLASFDAAECASWLNADTVAGFDPAQLKIIAFEARAFPLDDLDLNPGFIKLDVQGFERSVLAGARKTLERCTPLVMLENNAAADDFLTGELGWTRAAWTGQGLDLGLPGELNTLYVAPARRASLKRAGLLG; encoded by the coding sequence ATGCATGTATCCGCTCACATCCGCGCGCTTCAAAGCCGGTTTCCGGCGCTGCTGGAAGCCAAGGCGAACGCCCAGCGCCTGATGCGCCGCGCCCTGCGCCAGCCTTTCGAGGCGGATTTCGCGCTTTTGAGCCGCTGGGCGCCGGAAGCGGGCGAGGTGTTCATCGATGTGGGCGCCAATCGCGGCCAGTCCATCGACGCCATACGCCTGTGTCATCCTGACGCGCTGATCCACGCCTTTGAGCCCAACGCGCATCTGGCCGCCAATCTCAGCCGGCTGTTCGCGCGCGACGGGGCGCTGGCGGTCTATGCCTGCGGGCTGGGCGAGCGCGACGAAACCCACACCCTGCACATCCCGGTCTATCGCGGCTTTGTCTATGACGGGCTCGCCTCGTTCGACGCCGCAGAATGCGCCAGCTGGCTCAACGCTGACACCGTCGCGGGGTTTGACCCGGCACAGCTGAAAATCATCGCCTTCGAGGCGCGCGCCTTTCCGCTTGACGATCTCGATCTCAATCCCGGCTTCATCAAGCTCGACGTGCAGGGCTTCGAGCGCTCGGTGCTGGCCGGCGCCCGCAAGACGCTGGAGCGCTGCACGCCGCTGGTGATGCTGGAGAACAACGCGGCAGCCGATGACTTCCTGACCGGTGAGCTGGGCTGGACGCGCGCCGCCTGGACCGGACAGGGCCTGGATCTGGGCCTGCCGGGCGAGCTCAACACGCTCTATGTCGCGCCCGCACGCCGGGCGTCATTGAAGCGAGCGGGGCTTCTGGGCTGA